From Alteromonas sp. RKMC-009, one genomic window encodes:
- a CDS encoding TonB-dependent receptor plug domain-containing protein, with translation MASFSGLTTTPVFRRSVLAALITASFSQCAVAQEAESAQSEPDPMVETIEVRGSATGTLIRGATPVGTNVVGISEEDVAEIGVPDSNELLAQIPQMTSTFNSRPTMATDIGQGMPMPKLRDIGTGGGSTTLVLLNGLRLPGSGIIQTVPNAAAIPPSVLSTVEVVMDGGSSIYGSDAIAGVVNFITQRPKDGVTVNLEGGFGDSYTAGSLNLTAGTSWDSGAAMLSFYHAENGDVMGSDRDFITADSTSNGGGDYRTRQCSPGNITANGTSYRMDTLTEGSNLCDPNDGISYVPEQKQDTIFLALEQEFSDNVFLNLNTYYSDWGVDITGDATNALTDLGASGTITSDNPYFTAIGDETSQTVDFSFSDVVGPGAKNSSDFKAFSFMPELTVELPNYWRLKAAYSYGWAETHGEETGVNATAVATALAGTDVSTALNPYDVASTDPAVLSSILSYYGTLGDAKQTHHQIRLTLDGAIYSLPAGDVMLAVGTEYFKQNYDVSFGGGAADALQMTETSASRNVKSVFSEVVVPVMDDIDAGTIDFTASIRYDSYNDVGSTTNPKIGVDYSPTDNLRLRAQWGTSFQAPSLADSGAAVDTRAITMSVSPFMAPDAADSDFYRGTIILAGGSDGLQPEESESYSVGFDWTPEFSEGLKVSMTYFDVDYSSAISLAPFYTPSVLFSTEGYSDYYTINPTLDEALAAADGMRIDGQSIESLYADGNSAYVLFDARRNNMTATKLSGIDFDIAKEWQTSFGSVNASVAGSYTLDRTFQPVQGAAYQDEKGTDERGDYNLLAQVGATYENMLGTVRILHTDGWENAVASADSLTTVNLFGKYDLGEYEFVEEASVTVNVDNLFDEDAVYYDDANGFISGSTLGRVIYLGLNLKM, from the coding sequence ATGGCTTCATTTTCAGGACTGACAACCACACCAGTTTTCCGCCGTTCTGTACTCGCGGCACTTATCACTGCTTCTTTTTCTCAATGTGCAGTTGCACAGGAAGCAGAGTCTGCACAATCTGAACCGGATCCAATGGTAGAAACCATTGAAGTTCGTGGTTCAGCAACTGGTACCCTTATCCGCGGTGCAACACCGGTAGGTACTAACGTTGTAGGGATTTCAGAAGAAGATGTCGCTGAAATTGGTGTGCCTGACAGCAACGAACTTCTTGCACAAATTCCGCAAATGACCAGCACCTTCAACAGCCGCCCGACCATGGCGACTGATATTGGTCAGGGCATGCCGATGCCAAAATTGCGGGATATCGGTACCGGTGGTGGTAGCACGACACTGGTACTGCTGAACGGTTTACGTTTACCGGGGTCGGGTATTATCCAAACCGTTCCAAATGCTGCGGCCATTCCTCCTTCAGTATTAAGCACGGTAGAAGTGGTAATGGATGGTGGTTCTTCTATTTACGGTTCTGATGCCATTGCCGGGGTGGTTAACTTTATCACCCAGCGTCCGAAAGATGGTGTGACCGTAAACCTTGAAGGTGGATTCGGTGACAGTTATACCGCAGGTTCCCTTAACCTGACTGCCGGTACTTCATGGGATTCCGGTGCGGCGATGTTGTCTTTCTATCACGCGGAAAACGGTGATGTGATGGGCTCAGACCGTGATTTTATTACTGCTGACAGCACAAGCAACGGCGGCGGTGACTACCGTACCCGTCAGTGCAGCCCGGGCAATATCACGGCAAACGGGACCAGTTACCGCATGGACACGCTGACAGAAGGCAGTAATTTATGTGATCCTAACGATGGTATTTCTTATGTACCGGAACAAAAGCAGGACACCATCTTCCTGGCTCTGGAGCAGGAATTTTCTGACAACGTTTTCCTCAACCTGAATACTTACTATAGCGACTGGGGTGTAGACATTACCGGCGATGCGACCAACGCGTTAACGGATCTGGGTGCTTCCGGCACGATAACGTCAGATAACCCTTATTTCACAGCTATCGGTGATGAAACTTCGCAAACTGTGGACTTCAGCTTTTCTGACGTAGTTGGCCCGGGCGCGAAAAACAGCAGCGACTTTAAAGCGTTTTCTTTCATGCCGGAACTGACCGTAGAATTACCGAACTACTGGCGTCTGAAAGCCGCATACAGTTACGGCTGGGCGGAAACCCACGGTGAAGAAACCGGCGTAAATGCGACTGCCGTTGCTACTGCGCTGGCCGGCACGGATGTATCTACTGCGCTGAACCCGTACGATGTAGCTTCAACAGACCCTGCGGTACTGAGCAGTATTCTTTCTTACTACGGTACTCTGGGTGATGCCAAGCAAACCCACCATCAGATCCGTCTTACACTGGATGGTGCTATTTATTCCTTACCGGCCGGTGATGTGATGCTGGCTGTGGGTACTGAATACTTTAAACAAAACTATGACGTTTCGTTCGGCGGTGGCGCAGCAGATGCCCTGCAAATGACAGAAACATCCGCGTCACGCAACGTGAAGTCTGTTTTCAGTGAAGTGGTTGTGCCGGTGATGGATGACATCGATGCCGGTACTATCGACTTTACTGCATCCATCCGTTACGACAGTTACAACGATGTGGGCAGCACGACCAATCCGAAGATTGGTGTGGATTATTCACCTACGGACAATTTACGTCTGCGTGCACAATGGGGTACCTCATTCCAGGCGCCAAGTCTGGCAGACTCCGGTGCAGCCGTTGATACCCGTGCGATTACAATGAGTGTCAGTCCGTTCATGGCGCCGGATGCCGCTGATTCTGACTTCTATCGCGGTACTATTATTCTTGCCGGAGGTAGCGACGGACTGCAGCCTGAAGAATCTGAGTCATACAGCGTAGGTTTCGACTGGACACCAGAGTTCTCTGAGGGACTGAAAGTCAGCATGACCTATTTCGATGTGGACTATTCAAGTGCAATCAGCCTGGCACCGTTCTACACGCCTAGCGTACTGTTCAGCACGGAAGGTTACTCGGATTACTACACAATTAATCCAACACTGGATGAGGCGCTGGCAGCGGCTGATGGCATGCGCATTGACGGTCAGTCCATCGAAAGTCTGTATGCTGACGGCAATTCAGCCTACGTCCTTTTCGATGCCCGCCGAAACAATATGACGGCCACCAAGCTGTCAGGTATCGATTTCGACATCGCCAAAGAATGGCAAACCAGCTTTGGTAGCGTGAATGCCAGCGTCGCCGGTTCTTATACTCTGGACAGAACATTCCAGCCTGTACAGGGCGCGGCGTATCAGGATGAAAAAGGTACCGATGAGCGTGGTGACTACAACCTGTTAGCCCAGGTAGGTGCGACTTACGAAAACATGCTGGGTACTGTGCGTATTCTTCACACCGATGGCTGGGAAAACGCGGTTGCTTCAGCAGACTCTCTGACCACAGTAAATCTGTTCGGTAAGTACGATTTAGGCGAATATGAGTTTGTGGAAGAGGCATCTGTTACTGTAAACGTAGACAACCTGTTCGACGAAGATGCAGTTTACTATGATGATGCAAACGGCTTTATCAGTGGTTCAACACTGGGCCGGGTGATTTATCTGGGACTGAATCTTAAGATGTAA
- a CDS encoding DeoR/GlpR family DNA-binding transcription regulator encodes MLEKQRHQLILDILDESTFVSVRDLCAQLNSSEATIRRDLNKLADAKKIKKIRGGAQVLDSKTVSNIRLSGNAFLVDRERNTSTKQLIAKAATDMCEDGESIIINGGTSTFMMSEFLAERRMNILTNSFVLAHELLENSQNQVTLPGGEVYRKQSIILSSFENDTTQNYRGSKMFMGSPGVSEFGVMETDPLLILAEQKLRKRADKLIVLADSSKIGVKGNLIFCGLSEVDTVITDSNAAPEALDKIREFGVNVIVVEACD; translated from the coding sequence ATGCTGGAGAAGCAACGTCACCAGCTCATTCTGGATATCCTTGATGAGAGCACCTTTGTGAGTGTGCGCGACTTGTGCGCGCAACTTAACTCGTCTGAAGCGACCATTCGTCGTGACTTAAACAAACTGGCTGATGCGAAGAAAATTAAAAAAATTCGCGGCGGCGCGCAGGTGTTAGACAGTAAGACCGTGTCTAATATCCGTCTTTCCGGTAATGCATTTCTGGTGGACAGAGAGCGCAATACCAGTACTAAGCAACTCATTGCCAAAGCGGCTACTGACATGTGTGAAGACGGCGAATCTATCATCATCAATGGCGGTACATCCACGTTCATGATGTCTGAGTTTCTCGCCGAAAGACGCATGAACATTCTGACGAACTCCTTTGTACTTGCACATGAGTTACTGGAAAACAGTCAGAATCAGGTCACGCTCCCCGGCGGGGAAGTGTACCGCAAGCAAAGTATCATTCTCAGCTCATTCGAAAACGACACCACACAAAACTACCGTGGCAGTAAAATGTTCATGGGTTCACCCGGTGTCAGTGAATTCGGCGTAATGGAAACCGATCCACTGCTTATTCTGGCGGAGCAAAAACTCCGTAAGCGGGCTGATAAACTTATCGTACTGGCTGACAGCAGTAAAATTGGCGTGAAAGGTAATCTGATTTTCTGCGGATTGTCTGAAGTCGATACGGTCATCACCGACAGTAATGCAGCACCCGAAGCACTGGATAAAATCCGCGAATTCGGTGTGAATGTGATTGTGGTCGAGGCCTGCGATTAA
- a CDS encoding family 78 glycoside hydrolase catalytic domain — translation MRKLILTLAVAAPATLLSACGGTGSVGSVTDQFDLAALKTDYRTQPIGIDVTTPRFSWQMSAKGGAKGLSQSAYRIRVTDENGAQVWDSGKQNSSEALHITYKGKPLSPRTQYTWQLTVWDSEGDASEATSTFETGLLDTSLNAWNGATWIGGDDNALPLYGDYLPLFRIGADITIAEGGTAGGIVYAANDPRMMDKYKNIYQVESGEDESYFKIELDVEGVENGEPATLNFYRAGYTPDDNADTPVKSFDIKQSLINAYNRFKPHHLLINNEFGNVTVQLDGNPAFWVGAESEEKSGFQMMFPPLVEGATVQLNPLGHNHDYVTYGMLNDIGVAADAGTTVTVSNLTVSNMHTPHSVLFNGAEHGAAFAEKSAQVSDTKAGITFTGSDDSQLVVVDTQKNGMPQLRTEFDVAEKAVSKARLYVTARGIYEYYVNGEKVSNDYYNPGLTQYNLTHLYQSYDVTSAIQKGENAMGARLGEGWWSGMLGFGNTWNGFGDRQSLLAQLVITYEDGSESIVVTQPGSWQFSDTSPVVYGSLSMGEVYDARIAEAQAGWATPSFEGEWEPAVEISLEETKAQNVQPNMMRPAQTLSYDNMKLIGQIGEPARKFTTVQAKSVEEVRPGVFVYDLGQNIVGVPRLHFADGKSGEAVTVRFAEMLYPDLPESGPNVGMIMTENYRAALSQDIYIMTDGEQTFEPHYTSHGFQYIEVTGIEKPLPLEAVNGVVVSSVQALTASYECSDDKVNQLWSNLTWSNVDNFLSVPTDCPQRNERMGWSGDINVFAPTATYVSDASQFMRRHLQAMRDTQADSGRYADVAPVGGGFGGVLWGVAGITVAWETYFQYGDKGLLAEHYASMNEYMTFLHDSIDSETGLSTDSGLGDWLGPQNNQLGADYLATAYHIYALDIMAQVAAVLGDDAQAREYRNQYDERKAFFNDKFVNDEQQTVGLVGGPSMFNPVAPPAEWAVADTQTSFAVGLAMNAFNEDNAAAMAEKLTRSVSSQNVDDAGKTRPAYSLMTGFIGTAWISKALSENGYTGDAYRLLLNDQYPSWLYPIDQGATTIWERLNGYTVEDGFGGNNSMNSFNHYSFGAIGEWLISHSGGIQRLSPGFKTFALKPEFDPQNEIDWVKAEYDSPYGKISSHWQVKDGKFDYRVTIPANTTATISLPGAQQALKIDGENVTASKFVANVSRAGELNTFSLGSGTYQITGAVNE, via the coding sequence ATGCGCAAACTTATTCTCACCCTTGCTGTTGCAGCACCCGCCACGTTACTTTCAGCTTGCGGAGGAACTGGCAGCGTCGGAAGTGTTACTGATCAGTTTGATCTTGCAGCACTGAAAACTGACTATCGCACCCAACCCATTGGCATTGACGTCACTACGCCCCGTTTTAGTTGGCAGATGTCAGCCAAAGGCGGAGCAAAAGGTCTTAGCCAGTCGGCTTACCGCATCCGCGTGACAGATGAAAACGGCGCGCAGGTATGGGACTCCGGCAAACAAAACTCCTCAGAAGCGCTGCATATTACCTATAAGGGCAAGCCTTTAAGCCCGCGTACACAGTACACATGGCAGCTGACGGTATGGGACAGCGAAGGCGATGCGAGTGAAGCCACCTCTACTTTTGAAACAGGCTTACTGGATACCTCACTGAATGCCTGGAACGGCGCAACCTGGATTGGTGGTGATGACAACGCCCTCCCCCTGTATGGCGATTATCTGCCTCTCTTCCGTATCGGTGCAGATATCACCATTGCTGAAGGTGGTACAGCCGGCGGTATTGTTTATGCGGCTAATGACCCGAGAATGATGGATAAGTATAAGAATATCTATCAGGTAGAAAGCGGCGAAGACGAGAGTTATTTCAAGATTGAGCTGGACGTGGAAGGTGTTGAAAACGGTGAACCGGCGACGCTGAACTTTTACCGTGCCGGTTACACGCCGGATGACAACGCAGATACACCGGTTAAATCCTTCGATATTAAGCAATCATTGATCAATGCCTATAACCGTTTTAAACCTCACCACCTGCTTATCAATAATGAATTCGGCAATGTCACCGTTCAGTTAGATGGCAACCCTGCATTCTGGGTGGGTGCGGAATCTGAAGAAAAATCCGGATTCCAGATGATGTTTCCGCCACTGGTGGAAGGGGCAACGGTACAGCTGAATCCTCTGGGTCACAACCACGACTATGTTACCTATGGCATGCTTAACGATATAGGTGTAGCGGCAGATGCTGGTACAACCGTCACAGTAAGCAATCTGACGGTGAGCAACATGCACACGCCTCACAGCGTGCTGTTTAATGGCGCCGAGCATGGCGCTGCATTCGCAGAAAAATCTGCTCAGGTCAGCGATACCAAAGCAGGGATTACCTTCACCGGCTCTGATGACAGCCAGCTGGTTGTTGTTGATACCCAAAAAAACGGTATGCCGCAGTTACGTACTGAGTTTGATGTGGCAGAAAAGGCCGTCAGCAAAGCCCGTCTGTATGTGACCGCGCGGGGCATTTACGAATACTATGTGAACGGTGAAAAGGTTAGTAACGATTATTACAATCCGGGCCTTACCCAATACAACCTGACCCACCTTTATCAGTCTTATGATGTCACCAGTGCCATTCAAAAAGGTGAAAACGCCATGGGCGCACGGCTGGGCGAAGGTTGGTGGAGCGGTATGCTGGGCTTCGGCAACACCTGGAATGGATTTGGTGATCGACAGTCGTTGCTCGCGCAACTGGTCATTACCTATGAAGACGGCTCTGAGAGTATTGTGGTTACCCAACCGGGCAGCTGGCAGTTCAGCGACACGTCACCGGTAGTGTACGGCAGTTTGTCTATGGGTGAAGTGTACGATGCCCGAATCGCAGAAGCGCAGGCAGGCTGGGCGACCCCGTCGTTTGAAGGTGAATGGGAACCGGCAGTTGAAATTTCTCTTGAGGAAACAAAAGCGCAGAATGTACAACCAAACATGATGCGCCCTGCACAAACGCTGTCGTACGACAATATGAAGCTTATCGGGCAAATTGGTGAACCGGCCCGTAAATTTACCACCGTTCAGGCAAAAAGTGTGGAAGAGGTGCGACCCGGCGTGTTTGTCTACGACCTTGGACAAAATATCGTTGGCGTACCTCGTCTGCATTTCGCAGACGGTAAATCAGGTGAAGCCGTTACCGTGCGCTTTGCCGAAATGCTCTATCCGGACTTACCAGAATCAGGCCCGAACGTGGGCATGATCATGACAGAAAATTATCGCGCCGCACTCAGTCAGGATATCTATATCATGACTGACGGCGAGCAAACCTTTGAGCCGCATTACACTTCACATGGCTTCCAGTACATTGAAGTCACAGGCATTGAAAAGCCTCTGCCCCTTGAAGCGGTCAACGGTGTGGTAGTAAGTTCAGTACAGGCGCTGACTGCCAGTTACGAATGTTCAGACGACAAGGTTAATCAGCTATGGTCAAACCTGACATGGTCTAACGTAGATAACTTTCTGTCTGTACCGACTGACTGTCCACAGCGAAACGAACGTATGGGCTGGTCCGGCGACATCAACGTGTTTGCCCCCACCGCGACGTATGTGAGTGATGCCTCACAGTTTATGCGTCGCCATTTACAGGCAATGCGGGATACTCAGGCTGACAGTGGCCGGTATGCAGACGTTGCTCCTGTTGGCGGCGGTTTCGGTGGCGTGCTGTGGGGCGTAGCCGGTATCACCGTTGCGTGGGAAACCTACTTTCAATATGGTGATAAAGGCTTGCTCGCTGAACACTACGCGTCCATGAATGAATACATGACATTCCTGCACGACTCCATCGACAGCGAAACCGGCTTAAGCACTGACTCAGGTTTAGGAGACTGGTTAGGCCCGCAGAACAATCAGTTAGGTGCAGATTATCTGGCTACCGCTTATCACATTTATGCGCTGGATATTATGGCGCAGGTAGCAGCGGTACTGGGCGATGATGCGCAGGCCCGCGAGTACCGCAATCAGTATGATGAACGCAAAGCCTTCTTTAACGATAAGTTCGTGAATGATGAACAGCAAACCGTTGGCCTGGTGGGCGGCCCGAGTATGTTTAATCCGGTGGCTCCACCGGCAGAATGGGCAGTAGCAGACACCCAAACCTCGTTTGCGGTTGGTCTGGCGATGAACGCATTCAACGAAGATAACGCAGCAGCGATGGCAGAGAAGCTCACCCGTTCGGTATCGTCACAAAACGTTGACGATGCAGGGAAAACCCGCCCGGCTTACTCTTTGATGACCGGCTTTATTGGTACTGCCTGGATCAGCAAAGCGCTGTCTGAGAATGGCTATACCGGTGATGCATACCGCTTATTGCTCAACGACCAGTATCCGTCGTGGTTGTATCCTATCGACCAGGGTGCAACAACAATTTGGGAACGCCTGAACGGTTACACAGTAGAAGACGGATTCGGTGGCAATAACAGCATGAACTCCTTCAACCACTATTCATTCGGTGCTATCGGTGAATGGTTAATCAGCCACTCAGGCGGTATTCAACGACTGAGCCCCGGTTTTAAAACCTTTGCGTTGAAGCCGGAGTTTGACCCGCAGAACGAAATTGACTGGGTAAAAGCTGAATATGATTCACCTTACGGAAAAATTTCGAGCCACTGGCAAGTAAAAGATGGTAAGTTTGACTACCGGGTAACCATTCCTGCTAACACGACAGCAACAATTTCGTTACCCGGCGCGCAGCAAGCATTGAAGATTGACGGCGAGAATGTGACAGCCAGTAAGTTCGTAGCTAACGTTTCCCGTGCCGGTGAATTGAACACCTTTTCATTAGGTTCAGGTACTTACCAGATCACAGGCGCCGTTAACGAATAA
- a CDS encoding FGGY-family carbohydrate kinase: MLKAVLDIGKTHIKLLLVDNGKECASFSCKNAPIAGMYPQADVEGIWNWLAETLRSCTLTPDINAFVVTTHGATAALVNTNAPEGEQLALPVLDYEYQGVESCSDAYESVHPDFSETLSPALPAGLNLGKQLFWLQQKYKEAFDSASTILLYPQYWAWRLGGSPAAEVTSLGCHTDMWQPQIKDYSSLIDKCGWREKMPALKNAWDCLGTVSAQVAKETGLSEQCEIFAGIHDSNASLLRYLSLAKSGESFNVISTGTWTILMQANGNTGKLASYKDTLANVDIFSNPVSCARFMGGREYESICTSLGGNIRMSAEAGDIQQALDEGWMVTPDYSQGNGPFGGLTAKQLCPDAPPAPQAIATLYCALMIDQRLTDLHSTGTIYIEGAFLKNPMLCQLVAQLRPGQTVMLSRDNTGTVMGAASLIHFDKQAAAELDLVPCEPAAFDKLEAYREKWYNAIG, encoded by the coding sequence ATGCTTAAAGCCGTTCTGGATATAGGCAAAACCCACATTAAATTGCTGTTGGTAGATAACGGTAAAGAATGCGCCAGCTTCAGCTGTAAGAATGCGCCCATTGCCGGCATGTATCCTCAGGCAGATGTGGAAGGCATATGGAACTGGCTGGCAGAAACCTTACGCTCCTGCACACTTACGCCTGATATCAACGCTTTTGTTGTCACCACTCACGGCGCGACGGCTGCGTTAGTGAATACAAACGCCCCTGAAGGAGAGCAACTGGCACTGCCGGTCCTTGATTATGAATATCAGGGCGTAGAGAGTTGCTCTGATGCTTATGAAAGTGTGCATCCTGACTTTTCAGAAACCTTGTCACCCGCGTTGCCTGCAGGTTTGAATCTGGGTAAACAATTATTCTGGTTACAGCAGAAGTATAAAGAGGCGTTCGACTCAGCCTCAACCATTTTGCTTTATCCGCAGTACTGGGCCTGGCGTCTCGGTGGCTCACCGGCTGCAGAAGTAACATCTTTGGGGTGTCATACCGATATGTGGCAACCTCAGATAAAAGACTACTCTTCGCTGATTGATAAGTGTGGCTGGCGGGAGAAAATGCCGGCACTTAAAAACGCATGGGATTGTCTTGGCACCGTGTCGGCACAGGTTGCAAAGGAAACCGGATTATCTGAACAGTGCGAAATTTTTGCCGGTATTCACGACAGCAATGCCAGCCTGCTGCGCTATTTGTCACTGGCGAAAAGTGGCGAGAGTTTCAACGTGATTTCTACCGGAACCTGGACCATTCTGATGCAGGCAAACGGTAACACCGGCAAACTTGCCAGCTATAAAGATACCCTGGCCAACGTGGATATTTTCTCTAACCCGGTCAGTTGCGCACGTTTCATGGGCGGACGGGAATACGAAAGCATTTGTACTTCTCTGGGCGGCAACATTCGCATGAGTGCTGAAGCCGGGGATATTCAGCAGGCGCTGGATGAAGGCTGGATGGTGACGCCGGATTACAGTCAGGGGAACGGCCCTTTCGGTGGCCTCACTGCAAAACAATTATGTCCGGATGCGCCGCCTGCTCCCCAGGCTATTGCGACACTGTATTGTGCGCTGATGATTGATCAACGGTTAACTGATCTGCATTCCACCGGCACGATATATATAGAAGGGGCTTTCCTGAAGAACCCGATGTTATGTCAGTTAGTCGCGCAGCTACGTCCGGGCCAGACTGTTATGCTCTCCCGTGACAATACGGGGACTGTAATGGGCGCGGCGAGTTTAATTCACTTTGATAAACAGGCTGCAGCTGAACTGGACTTAGTGCCCTGTGAACCTGCTGCATTTGATAAGTTGGAAGCGTACCGGGAAAAATGGTACAACGCGATTGGATGA